In the Polyangiaceae bacterium genome, one interval contains:
- a CDS encoding beta-ketoacyl-ACP synthase III → MTRSTILGVGSYVPERVVTNDDLAKLMTTTDEWIVQRSGIKERRFIERDGIGASDLAVPATERALVHAGIDKSKIDAIIFATLSPDYNFPGSGCLLGHKLGLPGVPALDIRNQCSGFLYGLSVADAWIRSGMYEHVLLVGSEVHSTGLDFTDRGRDVAVLFGDGAGAAIVGKSRDDEHGLLSIALHADGVGAEELWVEAPASKYIPRLTQEMLDEARHYPKMKGKQVFRWATDKMPEVAQEVLSAAGLGIKDVDLFVPHQANMRINQLVGWRLELDEEKVVHNIEKFGNTTAATIPMALDRAFQEGRVKDDTLVLYAAFGAGYTWAGGVMRF, encoded by the coding sequence ATGACGCGTTCGACGATTCTTGGTGTGGGTAGCTACGTTCCGGAGCGGGTCGTCACCAACGACGACTTGGCCAAACTGATGACCACGACGGACGAGTGGATCGTCCAGCGCAGCGGCATCAAGGAGCGACGGTTCATCGAGCGCGACGGTATCGGCGCCAGCGACTTGGCGGTGCCGGCGACGGAGCGAGCCCTGGTGCACGCCGGCATCGACAAGTCGAAGATCGACGCCATCATCTTCGCGACCCTGTCGCCGGACTACAACTTTCCCGGCTCCGGCTGTCTGCTCGGGCACAAGTTGGGCTTGCCTGGCGTGCCCGCCCTCGACATTCGCAACCAGTGCTCGGGCTTCCTCTACGGCCTTTCCGTTGCGGACGCGTGGATTCGCTCCGGCATGTACGAGCACGTCTTGCTCGTCGGTAGCGAAGTGCACAGCACGGGCCTGGACTTCACGGATCGAGGGCGAGACGTGGCGGTGTTGTTTGGCGATGGCGCGGGCGCCGCCATCGTGGGCAAGTCTCGGGATGACGAGCACGGGCTCCTCAGCATCGCCTTGCATGCAGACGGAGTCGGCGCGGAAGAGCTGTGGGTAGAGGCACCCGCGTCCAAGTACATTCCCCGACTTACCCAGGAAATGCTGGACGAGGCGCGGCACTATCCCAAGATGAAAGGCAAGCAGGTCTTTCGCTGGGCCACGGACAAGATGCCCGAGGTCGCGCAAGAAGTCCTCTCGGCCGCCGGGCTCGGCATCAAAGACGTGGATCTGTTCGTGCCGCACCAAGCCAACATGCGCATCAATCAGCTGGTGGGGTGGCGGCTCGAACTCGACGAAGAGAAGGTGGTTCACAACATCGAGAAGTTCGGCAACACCACCGCAGCCACGATTCCCATGGCCCTCGACCGGGCGTTTCAGGAAGGTCGGGTCAAGGATGATACGCTGGTGCTGTATGCGGCCTTCGGGGCCGGCTACACTTGGGCAGGCGGCGTAATGAGGTTTTGA
- a CDS encoding TM0106 family RecB-like putative nuclease yields MRFTSTVTTLSPTDLSGFAECSHRTLLDFAAARKLLRRPGRNQIEVELLEKRGREHEARVLAHFGAEGLEVHTTSLHLDQPELAAQETAAAMERGFDVIYQGTLLHEGWVGRPDFLLKVEEGHYEPADAKLARSAKAAAVLQLCAYVEALGATQARVPEHFHLALGTLPLELPRLRAAEFMAYYRRAKAQLADFVRAIGQHEDLAASLAAAGEKEKEAGPSAASPGPSAAAPGASSTGLPRDSGLPYPEPVSHCGVCPWWKRCEDRRRVDDHLSLVAGITRKQRERLTDQGTTRLAELAALSPSVSVPGIEPQPLARIREQARIQVEGRDEDHTKHELLTEFDPGSGLEALPQPCPGDLFFDLEGDAFYESTGLEYLFGLVELGQISRSFVSRTEGGPPHYLSHWAASRAEEKSAFEAVIDRIQAGRNEFPELHVYHFGHREADAVRRLSCFHKTREDVVDDMLRNKVFVDLHRMTRQSLRASVESYSLKLLEPLYGFTRKTEVRDAARAMQLFGRYLELGGPDGSDDARAVIASYNEEDCLSTWKLREFLEAERPRLEATLKRKLTRPTFRVVEPPARDNRELQHVVEDLTRELPEDPGLDSQEQAARRLLANLLEWHWREEKSGWWEYHRALELTPSERLEDSAALSGLTHTGVVGTIKRSHVHRYEFPPQRHGLRASAGAVDPDTGHSVDLIEVGPDFVHVLRGSGAGDRHPSALIPGGPVRTGTLKKSLLELGRRVADSDDSALGAQWDLLRRSAPRLMARSSGKAAAPRVEPSTGSEASLKRAGEDEEAALVRVALALDGSVVSVQGPPGSGKTHLAAKLIGALVAQGHKVGVSANSHQVIKNLLAKVIELKQVRPDQVRHYDTYADKRAFREGAHAEAFALESKYDVLRTALDSGKVLVAGGTAWAWANDALAGSVDFLVIDEAGQTSLANVVSACRGARNLILVGDPAQLDQPTKGVHPPGSEVSALEHIMGDAKTMPEHLGLFLPQTRRLHPEICAFTSEVFYEGRLQPLPGLERQILRAPSPTRLLGAGLRFVPVEHRANTDQSEQEADAVATLIQELLDSGAEFVSAAGKANAIRPDDVLVVAPFNTQVNLIRSKVPAGIRVGTVDKFQGKEAPVVLYSLASSSIEDAPRGISFLFNPSRLNVATSRARALAVVVASPELLAARCRTPEQIKLANALCAFVERAETLTWST; encoded by the coding sequence ACTTTGGAGCGGAAGGTTTGGAAGTGCACACGACTTCCCTGCACCTGGACCAGCCAGAGCTTGCCGCCCAAGAAACGGCGGCGGCGATGGAGCGCGGCTTCGATGTGATCTATCAAGGGACGCTGCTGCACGAGGGTTGGGTGGGACGGCCCGACTTTCTGTTGAAGGTGGAGGAGGGGCACTACGAGCCGGCTGATGCGAAGTTGGCGCGATCCGCAAAGGCAGCGGCGGTCCTGCAGTTGTGCGCCTACGTAGAGGCGCTCGGGGCAACCCAAGCGCGCGTGCCAGAGCACTTTCACTTGGCCCTCGGCACACTGCCACTCGAATTGCCTCGGCTACGCGCAGCGGAGTTCATGGCCTACTACCGCCGCGCGAAGGCCCAGCTCGCCGACTTCGTGCGCGCAATCGGGCAGCACGAGGATCTGGCGGCGAGCCTCGCTGCGGCTGGCGAAAAGGAAAAGGAGGCAGGCCCTAGCGCCGCAAGCCCAGGCCCAAGCGCCGCAGCCCCAGGCGCAAGCAGCACGGGCCTGCCGAGGGACAGCGGCTTGCCCTACCCCGAGCCCGTGTCTCACTGCGGCGTCTGCCCGTGGTGGAAGCGCTGCGAAGATCGGCGTCGGGTGGACGACCACTTGTCTTTGGTTGCCGGCATCACGCGCAAGCAGCGTGAGAGGCTGACGGACCAAGGCACGACCCGTTTGGCGGAACTTGCCGCGCTGTCGCCGAGCGTCTCGGTCCCCGGAATCGAACCCCAGCCCCTCGCGCGCATCCGCGAGCAAGCGCGCATCCAGGTCGAAGGCCGCGATGAAGATCACACGAAGCACGAGCTGCTCACGGAGTTCGATCCTGGAAGTGGGCTGGAAGCACTCCCCCAGCCGTGCCCCGGAGATCTGTTTTTCGATCTCGAAGGCGACGCCTTCTACGAATCGACGGGCCTGGAGTACCTCTTCGGGCTGGTCGAGCTTGGCCAGATCTCGCGTAGCTTCGTCAGTCGCACCGAAGGGGGGCCTCCGCACTACCTTTCGCACTGGGCCGCGAGCCGCGCCGAAGAGAAGTCGGCGTTCGAAGCCGTGATCGATCGCATCCAGGCAGGCCGCAACGAGTTTCCCGAGCTTCACGTGTATCACTTTGGCCATCGGGAGGCCGATGCAGTCCGCCGCCTCTCGTGCTTTCACAAGACTCGTGAAGACGTCGTCGACGACATGCTGCGCAACAAGGTGTTCGTCGACCTGCATCGCATGACGCGTCAGTCCCTGCGCGCTTCGGTGGAGAGCTACAGCCTGAAGCTGCTCGAGCCCCTCTACGGATTCACGCGCAAGACCGAAGTCCGCGACGCCGCTCGTGCGATGCAGCTATTCGGCCGCTACCTGGAACTCGGTGGCCCCGACGGCAGCGACGACGCGCGAGCCGTCATCGCCTCCTACAACGAGGAGGACTGCCTTTCGACTTGGAAGTTGCGGGAGTTCCTGGAAGCCGAGCGACCGCGCCTCGAAGCGACCTTGAAGCGGAAGTTGACGCGCCCGACTTTCCGGGTGGTCGAACCGCCCGCGCGCGACAATCGCGAGCTGCAGCACGTCGTGGAAGACTTGACCCGTGAGTTGCCTGAGGATCCAGGCTTGGACTCCCAGGAGCAAGCGGCCCGGCGGCTACTCGCGAACTTGTTGGAGTGGCATTGGCGGGAAGAGAAGTCGGGCTGGTGGGAATACCACCGCGCGCTGGAGCTGACGCCTTCCGAGCGCTTGGAGGATTCGGCGGCGCTGAGCGGCCTGACGCACACGGGCGTAGTCGGGACGATCAAGCGATCCCATGTGCACCGCTACGAATTCCCGCCGCAGCGCCATGGACTGCGCGCCAGCGCAGGCGCCGTCGATCCCGACACGGGGCACAGCGTGGATCTGATCGAGGTGGGCCCCGACTTCGTCCATGTACTGCGCGGTTCTGGCGCGGGCGACCGGCATCCCTCGGCGCTCATTCCGGGTGGCCCGGTCCGCACGGGAACCTTGAAGAAGAGCTTGCTGGAACTCGGCCGCCGCGTTGCGGATTCGGACGACAGCGCTCTCGGCGCACAGTGGGATCTGCTGCGGCGAAGCGCCCCGCGTCTCATGGCTCGCTCGTCTGGAAAGGCAGCTGCGCCCCGAGTGGAGCCCTCGACGGGAAGCGAGGCTTCTCTGAAACGCGCAGGCGAAGACGAAGAGGCCGCGCTGGTCCGCGTCGCGCTGGCCCTGGATGGCTCCGTGGTCTCGGTTCAGGGTCCGCCCGGTTCGGGCAAGACGCACTTGGCGGCCAAGCTCATCGGCGCGCTCGTGGCGCAGGGCCACAAGGTGGGCGTCAGCGCAAACAGTCACCAAGTGATCAAGAACCTGCTCGCGAAGGTGATCGAGCTGAAGCAGGTGCGTCCCGATCAGGTACGCCACTACGACACCTATGCTGATAAGCGAGCCTTCCGCGAAGGAGCGCACGCCGAGGCGTTCGCCCTGGAGAGCAAGTACGACGTGCTTCGCACAGCGCTGGACTCGGGCAAGGTCTTGGTCGCCGGAGGCACAGCGTGGGCCTGGGCCAACGACGCGTTGGCTGGCAGCGTGGACTTCCTGGTTATCGACGAAGCGGGGCAGACTTCGCTGGCCAACGTTGTTTCGGCGTGCCGCGGCGCACGGAATCTGATCTTGGTAGGGGATCCCGCGCAGCTGGACCAACCGACCAAGGGCGTGCACCCACCCGGATCTGAAGTCTCGGCCCTGGAGCACATCATGGGCGACGCGAAGACGATGCCAGAACATCTGGGATTGTTCCTGCCTCAGACCCGGCGTCTGCACCCGGAGATCTGCGCGTTCACCTCGGAGGTCTTCTACGAAGGCCGGCTCCAGCCGCTGCCTGGGTTGGAGCGTCAGATCCTTCGCGCGCCGTCGCCGACCCGACTGCTCGGAGCGGGCCTGCGCTTCGTGCCCGTCGAACACCGGGCGAACACGGATCAGTCGGAACAAGAAGCCGATGCCGTCGCCACTTTGATCCAGGAACTGCTCGACAGTGGGGCAGAGTTCGTTTCTGCCGCAGGCAAGGCGAATGCGATCCGGCCCGACGACGTCTTGGTCGTCGCGCCCTTCAACACGCAGGTGAACCTGATTCGCTCCAAGGTTCCTGCCGGCATCCGCGTCGGCACAGTCGACAAGTTCCAGGGCAAGGAGGCGCCCGTCGTGCTCTACTCCCTTGCCTCTTCGTCCATCGAGGACGCCCCCCGCGGGATCTCGTTCTTGTTCAACCCGAGTCGCCTCAACGTCGCGACCTCCCGTGCGCGAGCCTTGGCCGTGGTCGTCGCGAGCCCCGAACTACTCGCCGCGCGCTGCCGTACTCCCGAGCAGATCAAACTGGCAAACGCGCTCTGCGCCTTCGTGGAGCGAGCCGAGACGTTGACGTGGTCTACGTAG
- a CDS encoding DUF6662 family protein — MSITRRALLVAGALFTCAAAASANERHFTYTYETAVLQPGQVELEPWTTWRFKRQNYYSRFDQRLEFEAGVVEGLQTALYWNMSATTADTVVVDPNTGASQTVRGSGFEFKSISNEWKLQLADPVADPVGLGLYVEGALGPAEAELEGKVLVDKKLDSVVIAANVVGEYEVEFEDPDETEKEIVLELDVGAAYFVTDRFSVGVEVRNVNEFENAEELESSTLFAGPTLGFSQEGWWAAISFLPQVVALKGASEDSALDLEHQERYTTRLLLGLHLQ, encoded by the coding sequence ATGTCGATCACACGTCGTGCGCTCCTAGTCGCGGGCGCCCTCTTCACTTGCGCGGCTGCGGCCAGCGCCAATGAGCGTCATTTCACCTACACCTACGAGACCGCCGTGCTCCAGCCGGGTCAGGTCGAGCTGGAGCCGTGGACCACCTGGCGCTTCAAGCGTCAGAACTACTACAGCCGCTTCGACCAGCGCCTCGAGTTCGAGGCTGGGGTGGTCGAGGGGCTACAGACCGCCCTGTACTGGAACATGTCGGCTACCACTGCCGACACGGTCGTCGTGGATCCGAACACCGGGGCTTCCCAGACCGTTCGAGGCTCGGGTTTCGAGTTCAAGAGCATCTCAAACGAATGGAAGCTACAGCTGGCGGATCCCGTAGCCGATCCGGTCGGGCTCGGCTTGTACGTCGAGGGTGCCCTTGGCCCCGCAGAAGCGGAGCTCGAGGGCAAGGTGCTCGTCGACAAGAAGCTGGACTCCGTCGTTATCGCCGCCAACGTGGTGGGTGAGTACGAAGTCGAGTTCGAGGATCCCGACGAGACCGAGAAGGAAATCGTGCTGGAGCTCGACGTGGGTGCTGCCTACTTCGTCACCGACCGCTTCAGCGTCGGCGTCGAGGTCCGCAACGTGAACGAGTTCGAGAACGCCGAAGAACTGGAGAGCTCGACGCTGTTCGCGGGGCCAACCTTGGGCTTTTCCCAGGAGGGATGGTGGGCAGCCATCAGCTTTCTGCCGCAAGTAGTCGCCCTGAAAGGGGCCAGCGAAGACTCGGCGCTGGACCTGGAGCATCAGGAGCGCTACACGACGCGGCTCCTCCTCGGTCTGCATCTGCAATGA
- a CDS encoding pyroglutamyl-peptidase I, with amino-acid sequence MRASDRQPRRRAQTSRTGLSIVTAALALSLASACGSSADPDERGAPTETKLPKDALPDGLFADFLDGKFDGTGHPLDAEVWQAESECAATTGFAMGSRQDFHPSFDAAGTACRANSKVIGRGRFTLNLRALAMAQCEGQACEGDVLRLRVSSTSGTALAERTVKSKEFLTAGTWQNVGLPFTNSADGAVTIEVEWLATARVQLDYAELFRTERQLILSPPSGVFDAAAELAFEAHDPPDGASLKLACDELDLTDTLSTLLANGTASEEITDYRRLVTVPAADLLTTCPTDTRLRVSVVTGSWVRATSRLTRQSTDAPCTFSPDTTRVLLTGFEPFPADSTRDNSSEQAVAAFDPASVPGISVMKLTLPVEFDTAAGMIQSVIARCQPDIVVGFGQGRSEVDLETTAYNKKDSSAIAGGVPDNRGIIAGGEPIVPSGPAELTSGLPVDAILADLQSQGIASGLSDDPGRYICNNLFYRIMTEAGSAGLRGGFVHLPRIANVTDADRDMLRNVVKSVVQHTLNTTP; translated from the coding sequence ATGCGTGCTTCGGATCGGCAGCCTCGCCGGCGAGCGCAGACGTCGCGAACCGGACTAAGCATCGTCACCGCGGCGTTGGCGCTTTCGCTGGCAAGCGCATGCGGCTCGAGCGCCGATCCGGACGAACGCGGCGCGCCCACCGAGACCAAGCTGCCGAAGGACGCGCTGCCCGATGGCCTGTTCGCAGACTTCTTGGACGGCAAGTTCGACGGCACGGGGCACCCGCTGGACGCGGAAGTGTGGCAAGCGGAGAGCGAGTGCGCAGCGACCACGGGCTTTGCCATGGGAAGCCGCCAAGATTTTCATCCCAGCTTCGACGCCGCGGGAACGGCGTGCCGCGCGAACAGCAAGGTGATCGGGCGCGGTCGCTTCACGTTGAACCTGCGCGCGCTTGCGATGGCACAGTGCGAAGGACAGGCGTGCGAAGGCGACGTGCTGCGACTGCGCGTGTCGAGCACGAGCGGGACCGCGCTCGCCGAGCGCACCGTGAAGAGCAAGGAGTTCCTGACCGCCGGCACCTGGCAAAACGTGGGCCTGCCCTTCACCAACAGCGCCGACGGCGCGGTTACGATCGAAGTGGAGTGGCTGGCCACGGCGCGCGTGCAGCTTGACTACGCCGAGCTGTTTCGCACCGAGCGACAGCTGATCTTGTCACCACCCTCGGGAGTGTTCGATGCCGCGGCGGAGCTGGCCTTCGAGGCGCACGACCCGCCCGACGGCGCGAGTCTGAAGCTCGCCTGCGACGAGCTGGATCTGACGGACACGCTGTCGACCTTGCTCGCGAACGGCACGGCCAGCGAAGAGATCACCGACTATCGGCGCTTGGTGACGGTGCCCGCGGCGGATCTGCTGACCACTTGCCCGACAGATACGCGCTTGCGAGTCAGTGTGGTGACGGGATCCTGGGTGCGCGCGACGAGCCGGCTGACCCGGCAGTCTACCGATGCGCCCTGCACCTTCAGCCCCGACACCACGCGCGTGCTACTCACGGGGTTCGAGCCCTTTCCCGCGGACTCGACGCGCGACAACAGCTCGGAGCAGGCCGTAGCGGCCTTCGATCCGGCGAGCGTGCCCGGCATCAGCGTGATGAAGCTGACCCTGCCCGTGGAATTCGACACCGCCGCGGGCATGATCCAGAGCGTCATTGCCCGCTGCCAGCCCGACATCGTGGTCGGTTTCGGCCAGGGCCGCTCGGAAGTCGATCTGGAGACGACGGCCTACAACAAGAAGGACTCGTCGGCGATTGCGGGCGGCGTTCCAGACAATCGCGGCATCATCGCTGGCGGCGAGCCCATCGTGCCTTCGGGCCCCGCGGAGCTGACGAGCGGTTTGCCGGTGGATGCCATCCTGGCCGATCTGCAAAGCCAGGGCATCGCGTCGGGCCTGTCCGACGATCCGGGGCGCTACATCTGCAACAACTTGTTCTACCGCATCATGACGGAAGCTGGCAGCGCCGGCCTGCGCGGCGGATTCGTGCACTTGCCTCGCATCGCCAACGTGACCGACGCGGATCGCGACATGTTGCGCAACGTGGTCAAAAGCGTGGTGCAGCACACGCTGAACACCACGCCCTGA
- the def gene encoding peptide deformylase has translation MAIRKIAQLGHPVLRQRAQELPAGEIPSAAIQRLMDDMVETMRDAGGAGLAAPQVHESLRIAAIEVGDNPRYPDLPGQPLLVLVNPIITPLVDLPLRDQDSVTMYEGCLSVHGLRGRVRRPRKIRVQGLDRDGAPFDRVVEGLLAAVFQHECDHLDGVLFVDRAEPSTLCFLEEYARFVPTDARMIDGATPT, from the coding sequence ATGGCCATCCGCAAAATCGCTCAGCTGGGACATCCCGTCCTGCGTCAACGAGCCCAGGAACTACCGGCGGGGGAAATCCCTTCTGCAGCCATTCAAAGGCTGATGGATGACATGGTGGAGACCATGCGTGACGCCGGCGGCGCCGGCCTGGCAGCACCGCAAGTCCACGAGTCGTTACGCATTGCGGCAATCGAGGTGGGAGACAACCCTCGCTACCCCGACCTGCCTGGGCAACCGTTGCTGGTACTGGTGAACCCGATCATCACGCCCTTGGTCGACCTGCCACTGCGCGACCAGGACTCGGTGACGATGTACGAAGGCTGCCTGAGCGTCCACGGGCTGCGTGGCAGAGTTCGTCGGCCGCGCAAGATTCGGGTCCAAGGGCTGGATCGCGACGGCGCGCCCTTCGATCGCGTCGTCGAAGGACTGCTTGCCGCCGTGTTCCAACACGAGTGCGACCATCTCGACGGCGTACTGTTCGTCGACCGCGCAGAACCATCCACCCTCTGCTTCCTGGAAGAATACGCGCGCTTCGTCCCGACCGATGCCCGCATGATCGACGGTGCCACACCCACGTAG
- the sfsA gene encoding DNA/RNA nuclease SfsA encodes MPPILTVPHSRPLQVGTLLGRRKRFLADVRLADGRIVVAHCVNPGRMEGLVIPDAEVRVSEADPAAKRTLTHTLELVRAGKHWVGANTTFANRIVEELLRRRLIPGLVRYDELRRECRFGNGSRADFWLRTGRRQRFIEVKNCHLVYPDGRGYFPDSVSARASKHLHELSEMVQAGHDALVLFVVQHTGADAVRPSDLHDPEFARAARLARRAGVRFRALSVHPSPKGYAVQRLIPVDLRRYSLAAIEPYRAANDPYSGSAW; translated from the coding sequence ATGCCACCCATTCTCACCGTGCCCCACTCCCGCCCTTTGCAGGTCGGCACGTTGCTCGGGCGTCGCAAACGATTCCTCGCGGACGTGCGCCTCGCGGACGGTCGCATCGTCGTGGCACACTGCGTGAACCCGGGCCGCATGGAAGGACTCGTGATCCCCGACGCCGAAGTGCGCGTCAGCGAAGCCGACCCTGCCGCCAAACGCACCTTGACTCATACCTTGGAGTTGGTGCGTGCCGGCAAGCACTGGGTGGGAGCGAACACGACCTTCGCCAATCGCATCGTCGAAGAGCTGCTGCGTCGACGCTTGATCCCCGGGCTCGTCCGCTACGACGAACTGCGTCGCGAGTGTCGCTTCGGCAATGGCTCGCGCGCCGACTTCTGGCTCCGCACGGGCCGACGCCAGCGCTTCATCGAAGTCAAGAACTGCCACTTGGTCTACCCCGATGGCCGCGGCTACTTCCCCGACTCCGTCAGCGCCCGGGCCTCGAAACACCTGCACGAACTGAGCGAGATGGTGCAAGCCGGACACGACGCCCTCGTCCTGTTCGTGGTGCAACACACTGGCGCCGACGCCGTGCGCCCGTCGGATCTGCATGACCCCGAGTTCGCGCGCGCGGCTCGCCTCGCCCGTCGCGCGGGCGTTCGCTTTCGCGCCCTCTCCGTCCACCCGTCACCCAAGGGCTACGCCGTGCAGCGCCTCATCCCCGTCGATCTGCGACGCTACTCCCTCGCCGCCATCGAGCCCTACCGCGCCGCCAACGACCCTTACAGCGGCTCCGCGTGGTGA
- a CDS encoding cytochrome c encodes MTSKLVFSVLAAASLAVACSAALPHATDTHVGTAQARWPGTSVQDLERGRSDYTKRCTGCHHLHLPHEFPPDAWQHAVDEMRNKHGVRISDDEANSILRYLITLSGEPNQKAETSRNAAQR; translated from the coding sequence ATGACTTCCAAGCTCGTGTTCTCGGTCCTGGCGGCTGCCAGCCTCGCTGTCGCGTGCAGCGCAGCTCTGCCGCATGCCACGGACACTCACGTCGGCACGGCGCAGGCACGCTGGCCGGGCACCTCGGTGCAGGACTTGGAGCGCGGGCGCAGTGACTACACCAAGCGCTGCACGGGCTGCCACCACCTGCACTTGCCCCATGAGTTTCCTCCCGATGCGTGGCAGCACGCCGTGGACGAGATGCGCAACAAGCACGGGGTCCGCATCAGCGACGACGAAGCGAACTCCATCCTGCGCTACTTGATCACCCTCAGCGGCGAGCCGAACCAAAAAGCTGAAACCAGCCGCAACGCCGCACAGCGCTAG
- a CDS encoding PDZ domain-containing protein has product MSLLKPRALGVGKGIGLAAVSCFASFALGDLAPWLVFNGRSAQMSHEQPSEVAPLGVAPQTPETSRGPTPSKPLQARPRALASDPLQAQRCAGLSLGIVAEFPNARDSLATLRTKDGRSRTLRFGGSVDGARLVYVGTDPQRGRPTAWMLEQQRLCRVAMFEAPAVDAADGQHGNSQHEGGSGNAGLGAATGRQGAAAAAGATHPAIVPLDDTHYRVDRSLVGDLLRDPGLLASGVIASPAQGAFVVHRLTPHSLPAKLGVRQGDRITQVNGIDVSDVEGLMRAAASLSRAQDLRLRLLRDGRRVELRYAIE; this is encoded by the coding sequence ATGTCGCTGCTGAAGCCGCGGGCCTTGGGCGTTGGAAAGGGGATTGGATTGGCGGCGGTCAGCTGCTTCGCCAGCTTTGCCTTGGGTGATCTCGCCCCCTGGCTCGTGTTCAACGGCCGGTCCGCGCAGATGAGTCACGAACAACCGAGCGAAGTCGCGCCCCTGGGCGTGGCGCCGCAGACTCCGGAAACCTCACGCGGCCCGACCCCTTCCAAGCCACTGCAAGCTCGACCACGCGCGCTGGCTTCCGATCCCTTGCAGGCTCAGCGCTGCGCAGGTCTCTCCCTCGGCATCGTGGCGGAGTTTCCGAACGCTCGCGATTCGCTCGCAACCCTGCGCACGAAGGACGGGCGCAGTCGCACGCTGCGCTTCGGCGGAAGCGTGGACGGAGCGCGCCTCGTGTATGTGGGCACGGATCCGCAGCGCGGACGACCCACGGCGTGGATGCTCGAACAGCAGCGTCTCTGTCGTGTAGCCATGTTCGAGGCTCCCGCCGTCGACGCAGCTGACGGGCAGCATGGGAACTCGCAGCATGAGGGAGGCTCTGGCAACGCGGGCCTGGGAGCGGCCACGGGTAGGCAAGGAGCGGCCGCCGCTGCGGGAGCGACGCACCCGGCCATCGTGCCCCTCGACGACACTCACTACCGCGTGGACCGCTCGCTGGTGGGAGATCTGTTGCGCGATCCCGGACTCTTGGCGTCCGGCGTGATCGCCAGTCCCGCCCAAGGCGCCTTCGTGGTGCATCGGCTCACGCCGCACTCGCTGCCAGCGAAGCTCGGCGTGAGGCAGGGCGATCGCATCACGCAGGTGAACGGCATCGACGTCTCTGACGTCGAGGGTCTGATGCGAGCCGCAGCGAGCCTCAGCCGCGCCCAGGACTTGCGCCTGCGATTGCTGCGCGACGGAAGGCGCGTCGAACTGCGCTACGCCATCGAGTAG
- a CDS encoding DUF3105 domain-containing protein translates to MRKLVALLTALCAAPGCGSDEGAEPGGAKDAGPDVNYDPVVIESSQCGAVRQQHPTVASPHVAECSELTFTTDPPTSGPHYGTWAAFEVYSVAVPYGYLVHAMEHGAVVVFYNCESDCSTEVSAAEKWASNLPLDPKCAGSSAKRRLILAPSPTLPSRWAAAAWGATLRASCFEAEVFEDFYQGFYDKAPESLCADGADLKNDDGGLIVPPNCGQGDGGDFDGGGPNMDSGTD, encoded by the coding sequence GTGAGAAAGCTGGTTGCGCTGTTGACAGCCCTTTGCGCAGCGCCCGGCTGCGGCAGCGACGAGGGCGCGGAACCGGGCGGCGCGAAGGACGCAGGACCGGACGTCAACTACGATCCCGTGGTCATCGAGAGCAGCCAGTGCGGCGCCGTGCGCCAGCAGCATCCAACCGTGGCATCGCCGCACGTGGCGGAGTGTTCGGAGCTGACCTTCACGACGGATCCGCCGACCTCGGGACCGCACTACGGAACTTGGGCGGCCTTCGAGGTCTATTCGGTGGCCGTGCCCTATGGCTATCTGGTTCACGCGATGGAGCACGGCGCCGTTGTGGTGTTCTACAACTGCGAAAGCGACTGCTCGACGGAGGTATCTGCAGCAGAGAAGTGGGCTTCGAACCTGCCGTTGGATCCCAAGTGCGCGGGGAGCTCGGCCAAGCGGCGCTTGATCCTCGCTCCCTCCCCCACCCTACCGAGCCGCTGGGCCGCGGCGGCTTGGGGCGCCACGCTGCGCGCAAGCTGCTTCGAGGCTGAGGTTTTCGAAGACTTCTACCAGGGATTCTACGACAAGGCGCCCGAAAGCCTGTGCGCGGACGGCGCCGACTTGAAAAATGACGACGGCGGCCTCATCGTTCCGCCGAACTGCGGACAAGGTGACGGCGGTGACTTCGACGGTGGCGGACCAAACATGGACAGCGGGACGGACTGA